The nucleotide window GCTGCACGGCCTCCCGGTCGCGGTCAAGGACATCATCGATACCGCGGACATGCCGACGGAGAACGGCAGCCCGATCCACGCCGGCCGCCAGCCGCGCCGGGACGCCACCGTGGTCGCCAGGCTGCGCGCGGCCGGGGCGGTCATTCTGGGCAAGACCGTGACCACCGAGTTCGCGGTCTACAGTCCGGGCAAGACCGCCAATCCCCACGATCCGACGCGGACGCCGGGCGGCTCGTCCAGCGGTTCGGCGGCGGCGGTCGCCAGCGCCATGGCGCCGGCCGCGCTGGGCAGCCAGACCAACGGCTCGGTCATCCGGCCCGCCTCGTTCTGCGGCGTCTTCGGCTACAAGCCGACCCACGGCCTGATCTCGCGGCGGGGCGTGCTGAAGCTCTCGCGCCCGCTCGACACCCTGGGGGTCTTCACCCGGGACCTGGGCGATCTCGCCCTGCTGGGCGAGGTGCTGATGGGCTACGACCCGGAGGATCCGGACACCCGGCCCCGCGCGGCGCCGCACCTGCGGGAAGTCTCGAGCCAGGAGCCGCCGGTCACGCCGGACCTGGTCTTCGTCAAGTCTCCGGTTTGGGACCAGGCCAGCCCCGACTGCCGCGAAGCCTTCGGCGAGCTGACCGAGGCGCTGGGCGAGGACATCGACGCCTTCGACCTGCCGGCGCCCTTCGAGGATGCCATCGAGCGGCACAAGACGGTCATGCTGCCGGACATCGCCAAGAACCTGGGCGCGGCCTACGACGCCGAGAAAGCGCAGATGAGCGAGACCCTGCACGGCATGATCGAAGAGGGCCGGACGGTCACGGCGGTCGACTACAACCGGGCGCTCGACCACGCCGAGGCGCTCAACGCCGGGCTCGACCAGGTCTTCGACCGCTACGACGCGATCGTCACCCCGGCGGCGCCCGGCGAGGCGCCCGAGGGCCTGGACGCGACCGGCAGTCCGGCGTTCTGCAGCCTCTGGACCTATCTCGGCGTGCCGGCGCTCTCGCTGCCCTTGCTCCGCGGCGCCAACGGCTTGCCGATCGGCGTCCAGCTGATCGGCCCGCGCGGCGACGACGCCCGCCTGCTGCGCACCGCGCGCTGGCTGATCGCGCGCCTCGCGGACGGAGCCGGGGACAAGGCGCCGGACGGCGCGGCCGACTAGCCCCCGTCGCGTGCGAGCATCCGGAGACCGGGGCCGGCCGTGGATCAGATCAGTCTTCCCCTGCTGCTCCTCGTCGTCGCCCTAATCGCTATGGGCATCTATGTGCGGCGGCGCTTCGGCAACCTCTATGAGAGGTTCTCCGAAGTGGTGGAGCGGGCCACGGGCCGCTCGATGAGGTCCATCGTTCAGGGCCTCGCGATCCTAACGCTGATCCTCTGGGCGGTCGTCTACCTGACCTTCGGCGGCGACCAGAAGGAGGGTCTGGAGGCGATCTTCCAGGAGTTCCTGCCCGATTCGAAGGACCAGGCGCGGGAACCGTAAAGGAACGGACTCAGGACTGGCAGGCCGGCTGGCCCGGAAGCGGATCGGGCATCGGCTCTTCCCGTCCGTCCATGGCACCTAGGAAGTTCTGGAACCCTTTTGAGCTGTGCACCAGCTCATAGGCGACCTTGCGCAGGCCGTCGACGGTGTCCTTATCGAGGGCCAGGGTGGTCGGAATGTTCTTGAAGCAGTGCCGTTGTCCGGGATCGTCAATGTGCTCGAAGTCGATCAGGACCGGGCCGAATATCTCGGCGTCCCAGCCCAGACTTCTGACCGCGCGGATCTGCTCATTCACCACGCTGGTGGCGACGTCGATGGAGTCGAGCGTGATGGTATCGATAGCGCCGTTTATCGCACTGGCGATCAGCTCGACCAGATTCGGGCCCTTGGCCGACCTGTCCAAATCGTTGTCCGGCTCCGAGGCTGCGTTGATGCTCAAGACCAGGATCTTCTTGACCTCCTTACGGTCGAGCTTCGCCAGCAGGCTCCACGAAGGGTCGAGGGAGCGTAGGGACTGGAGCGGCGACCTCAGGCCCAGATTGTCGACCGCGCCGCCGTCGGAGAGGTGGACGTAGTAGGTCGCACCGGGGTCGTCCTTTTCGCGGTAGGACCGCGCGACCCGCGCCAGCTTGTAGCGCTGGCGATTGCGGTCTAGGTCGCCGCGGTCGCCCGTGGCCTCGCCCAGCGCCAAGGCGACCCAGCGCGGCTCCTGGCAATTGGTATCTTCGTAGTTCACCAGGCGGATCGCACCGAAGACACCGTGAACCGCGGAAGAGGCCATGACAGCACGGGACAGCGGGAAGTCATCCAGGTTCGAGCAGATCAGGTCGAAATTCTCCTGGGTGAACTCGAAGCGGACTCCCTTGGTGGTGTCGTTGGCGTTGACGATGACGAAGGGCCTGCCATTGGGCACCAGGTCGCCGAAGGTGCCGCGATCGAAGAGTTCCTCGTCGTAGAGCTCGGCCGCCAGGTCGCTGCGGTTGTAGGTCGGCGACATCAGCTTGAACCAGTTCACCGGATTGAAGAGCGCGCGTTCGACGATCGCCCCCTGAATGTCGCGGTAGAGGAAGCGATCGGTGAAATAGAGGTCCGGATCGGAGCCGTCACCGAACATCTCCTGCCTGAAGAGGCCGTAATAGGCGGCGGTATAGCTGCCGCCGGAGTTGGATGAGATGACGTCCACCTCCTGCAGCAGGCTGCGGCGCTCGCCGTTCACCTCGATCGTCGTTCTGCGCAGCTTCTCGAGCACCCCATAGGAGAGCGCCGCGGCGCGGGTGCCGCCGCCGGAGAAGGTCAGGATCACGAAGACCTCCTCCGAGTTGCCCGTGGTGTAGGGCGTCAGCTTGTCGTAACGGTAGCCGGCGTCGGGCTGGCCCGCCGGAAAGGGCGGATTCTCCTCGAAATGGGCACAGGCGGCGAGCGTGAAGCCCAGCGCCAAGGCGAGCGAGACTCGCGACTTCCGCCCCGGCCGCTTCCTTTGCTGCCGGGCCATTAACCGTCCGCCTTGGCGACGATGGCCTCGACCCTGGCCTTTGGAACGAAGGTGACGACGCAGGGCTCGTCTGCTGTCGTGTTCTCCACGGGCAAGACCTGCGTCGGCGGCGTGTAGTTGGCGTCTCCGGTCAGCGAGAATTCGTGGGTGCCGGTCTGCACCAGGAAACGCTCGTTGGTTTTGGCCGTCTCCCGACCGTTGACCACGACCCCGCGGCGGCGCGGATAGATCACGATCACGAATTCAACCATGCTCACCCCCCGAATGCTGCTCCCCCTCCTGGGCGATCCCGCCATGTTATCACCCGTAGCGGCGCGGCGCTGTGGCTTTCGCCACAAACCTGCCTGGGCCGGCCGATCCCGGGAGCTGAGCAGGCCCGATTGGGCGCGTTGGCGCCGTTGCCAAAGGCCCTGGGAGGCGCTATAACCCCCGCCGCGTCGGGGAGTAGCTCAGCCTGGTAGAGCACTACGTTCGGGACGTAGGGGCCGGAGGTTCGAATCCTCTCTCCCCGACCACGAAATCAAGAGCATCGTGATTTCGGCGCGCCGCGCCAGGTCGGGACCGGCGGGGGCTGTGCCGCGTTGCGGGTCACGCAAGGGAGTGCGGCGGAGATGGCGGAGCAGGCGAGACTGGATATCGGCGATTTCCTGCCCGACTTCCAGCTGACCAACCAGCGAGGCGGCGGGACCGGGCTACTCGCCACGGCGCTCGGCAAATCCCTGGTCGTGCTGTTCTTCGCCGACGACGGGACCCCAGATACCGAGCGGCTGCTGCAGGGCTTCGTGGACGTGCAGCCGCGGCTCGGGCCGCACATCCACCTGATCGCGGTCAACGGTGCCGCACCCGAGAGCAACGCCGCCAACCCGGTCTATACGGGCCTGCCGTTCCCAATCCTGGGCGACCCGGACGGGGCGGTCCACCGCGCCTGCGGTATCGCGCCAGCACCCGAAGGCGCGGCGGCGCCCGGGGCCTACGCCCTGGTGACCGCCGACGCCAACCGCCGGGTCGTCAAGATCGACCGGGGGGCGGGCGGTGCGCCGGCCGCCGAGCTGGTTGCCCGTTTCGAGACCGAGCCCCAGCCCGCCCCGCGCGAGGTCGGCCCGAGCGCGCCGGTCCTCATCGTGCCCCGGGTCTTCGACCAGGAGTACTGCCGCCGCCTGATCGCGCTCTGGGAGACCGGCGGCAATGCGCCCAGCGGGGTGTTCCGCGCCGACTACCGGGAGTCCGGCGGGCTGCTCGACCCCAAGATGAAGGCGCGACGGGACCATATCGTCACCGACCCGGCGATCAACGAGGAGATCGGCGGCCTGATCGGCCGGCGGGTGGTGCCAGAGATCCTCAAGGCTTTCAGCTTCAAGGTGAACTACGTCAAGGAGTTCAAGATCGCCTGCTACGACGCGACCGAAAGCGGCTTCTTCCGGCCGCACCGGGACAACGTCAAGCCGATCGGGACCGGGCGGCGCTTCGCCATGAGCCTCAATCTCAACACCGGCGACTACGAGGGCGGCTACCTGCGCTTCCCCGAGTACGGGCCGCACCTCTACCGGCCGGCCGCGGGCGACGCGGTTGTCTTCGCCTGCCCGCTGCTCCACGAGGCGACGCCGGTCACCGCCGGCCGGCGCTTCGTGCTGCTCACCTTCTTCTACGGCCCCGAGGGCGAGGAGCAGGGCGACGCCTGACCCTCCCGCGGCGGCGATCCGCGACCTTGATCGCTTCAGGGGGATGTGGAGAATACCCCCAAGCAACCATGGAATCGGAGGGGAGGCACTCATGAAGCACGTGAAGATCCTGGCGGGTCTGGCTGTGCTCGGCATGCTGGCGGGCTGCTCGAGCCCGCAGGACCGGGCCGCGAAGGCGCAGGAGCGGTCCTACGAGGCGATCGAGAAAGCGGCCCAGGAGCGTCTCGAGCTGGTCGACAAGTACCAGGACTGCGTGAAGGAGGCCGCCGGCGACAACGAGAAGATCGAGGCCTGCGACTCCTACCTGAAGGCCGCCGAAGCCCTGAGGTAGCGCGGCCGCGTTCCGGCCGCCGCGGCTCGCTCGGGCGCGTGCCTTCGCCGTTGGGCGAAGGGGCCGTTCCGAGCCGCAGGCGGCCCGCCTGCCGCCCCGTGACGGACGCTGCCAGGCCCCATTCTCTATCCGGGCCTCGCCGCGGCGCTGCGGTCTGTTGAGCCGTAGCAAAACTACAAATTAAATCTAATTTTATTTTGCCTAGCGTCTTCAGGCGGGGCGGATGCTTCACGAATTCTCAAGACCGCTCAAATAGTCTCTCAGATGAGGTCGCAGGGTTAGGACGAGGTGACGGCGCAATACATGGCCGGTGGCGCCGGCCGTGGAGAGGCGGAACGCATGGAAATGCCGAATAGCCGGGAGGTTATCCTCTTCGCGCATTCTTCGAGCAAGCAGCTCTACTCCGCCGTGCTGCCGATTCCCCAGCAGCGCAGCCATTCGGACCTGATCCGGGCGCTCCTGGCCGAGGCCCAGGCAGACGGCGCCAACCTGAGCGGCGCGGATCTGGCCAAGCAGGACCTCTCGAACCTCGATCTCTCCGGCCTCAAGATGAACGCCAGCCAGTTCGACTCGGCCGACCTCGGCGGCGCCAAGCTGGCGGGCGCCCTGCTCAAGAAGGCGAGCTTCGAAGGCGCCAAGCTGGCTGGCGCCGACCTGAGCGGGGCGGACCTTCGCCACACCCGTCTCGCCGGCGTCGACCTCCAGGGCACCAACTTGGCGGGCGCCGACCTGCGCCACGCCAATCTGGACGGCGCGGACCTGCGCGGCGCGGTTCTGCGCGGCGCCAAGCTCGAGAACGCCACGATGCGCCAGGCCAACCTCGAGGGCGCCGATCTCCGCGAGGCGATCTTCACCTATTGCGTCGCCAACGGGGTGAACTTCACCGGCGTCCAGTTCGACGGGATCGAGTTCTACATGGCCGACTTACTCGAGACGACCGGCATGCCTGAGGAGGTGCGCGCCCACGCGCTGCGCATGCGATGCGAGTTCGGAGAGTGACCGGCGATCAGACGGGAGAGGCGGAATGCTGAGAGGACTGAGCGGATTTTTCCAGGATATGAGAGCGCTCAACGAGTGGCTGGGCGTGTTCCAAGAGAAGCACAGCCTGTCATACACGCTGTTTCTCGGCGTCGTTGCCGCTCTGCCCGTGCTGGTGTACCGGCAAATCGAATAGGCCGTCCCCCTTTCCCCGTGGGAGAGGGGCGTTGTTTTGCCCTCATTATTTTTCCGGCGGTGGGGCCGCCCGCGCGTGCCTACTCCGCGGCCGTGGCCACGGCGCCGTACTCAGCGATGTAGGCGGCGGCCGTGGGGTCGATCGCCTTGCTCGGATCGGCCATGCTGGCCGGGTCCACCCAGAAGTGGGTCGCGACCATGCGGTGGCCGGCGACCACGCCGTGGGGGATCTTTCGGGTGTCGCAGAGCCATAGGTCGCCCTGCTCGAAGGCGGCCTCGTGGGTTGGGATCGCGTCGCCCTGGCGCCCTACGTGGCTATTGATCTCGCGGCAGAAACGGTCGTCGGTCAGGCCTGCAAGCGCGCTCCAGTCCAGTTCCGCGTGATCCCGCCGCACGATGGTGTCCAGGCGATCGGCGACCCGCCAGACACGCGGCGCGACGTCGAGGTTCAGGAACAGGCGGACGTAGTGCAAGGCACCATGGCCGCCGTAGGAGTCGAGGTGGACAGGGTGGACGCCCAGGTCGGTGGGCAGGAAGCGCCAGGAATACTGCTTCTTGAGGACCCGGTAGCCGGGGAAGATCTCGTGGCAGAGGGACGAGAGGCCCTCGTTGACCCGCTGAATCTCGGCGCGCACCCGCAGGTACTTGGCGAGGTTCAAGCCGAAGGCGCCGAGAATTGCGCGTCGGCTCTCGGTCCGCCAAGGCCAGGGATAGAGCAGCCGTCGGTAGCTCAGCTTGCGCAGCGCCTCGGAGTCGGGCAGCTCGAAGCTGTTCAGCAAGGCGTAGTCGACGCGCAGGGGATGGTTCTTGAAGACGATCAGCTTGCCGTCCTCGAAAGAGGAGAGCACCAGGTCGCGGGTCTCGGCGGAGAGCCGGGGGCCCGGGCCCCAGTCGACCTCGACGACGTAGTCGTCGACGGCGGGATTGAGCGTGATTTTAGCCATGGCGAGATTGTCCGAAGCGAAAGGTGCGTGCCCGGTGGCGCGGCGACCGCGGTTGGAGTCGTGCGCCTACCCGATCTGGCGGCGGGAGAATATCGGTTTTGCCGCCCC belongs to Kiloniellales bacterium and includes:
- a CDS encoding amidase, with amino-acid sequence MTLNQLPAAEAIRRIGNGEITSEELVRACLDRIDQVDGEIGAWAHLDADYALAQARAADEARAGGAPTGPLHGLPVAVKDIIDTADMPTENGSPIHAGRQPRRDATVVARLRAAGAVILGKTVTTEFAVYSPGKTANPHDPTRTPGGSSSGSAAAVASAMAPAALGSQTNGSVIRPASFCGVFGYKPTHGLISRRGVLKLSRPLDTLGVFTRDLGDLALLGEVLMGYDPEDPDTRPRAAPHLREVSSQEPPVTPDLVFVKSPVWDQASPDCREAFGELTEALGEDIDAFDLPAPFEDAIERHKTVMLPDIAKNLGAAYDAEKAQMSETLHGMIEEGRTVTAVDYNRALDHAEALNAGLDQVFDRYDAIVTPAAPGEAPEGLDATGSPAFCSLWTYLGVPALSLPLLRGANGLPIGVQLIGPRGDDARLLRTARWLIARLADGAGDKAPDGAAD
- a CDS encoding patatin-like phospholipase family protein, whose translation is MARQQRKRPGRKSRVSLALALGFTLAACAHFEENPPFPAGQPDAGYRYDKLTPYTTGNSEEVFVILTFSGGGTRAAALSYGVLEKLRRTTIEVNGERRSLLQEVDVISSNSGGSYTAAYYGLFRQEMFGDGSDPDLYFTDRFLYRDIQGAIVERALFNPVNWFKLMSPTYNRSDLAAELYDEELFDRGTFGDLVPNGRPFVIVNANDTTKGVRFEFTQENFDLICSNLDDFPLSRAVMASSAVHGVFGAIRLVNYEDTNCQEPRWVALALGEATGDRGDLDRNRQRYKLARVARSYREKDDPGATYYVHLSDGGAVDNLGLRSPLQSLRSLDPSWSLLAKLDRKEVKKILVLSINAASEPDNDLDRSAKGPNLVELIASAINGAIDTITLDSIDVATSVVNEQIRAVRSLGWDAEIFGPVLIDFEHIDDPGQRHCFKNIPTTLALDKDTVDGLRKVAYELVHSSKGFQNFLGAMDGREEPMPDPLPGQPACQS
- a CDS encoding 2OG-Fe(II) oxygenase, with amino-acid sequence MAEQARLDIGDFLPDFQLTNQRGGGTGLLATALGKSLVVLFFADDGTPDTERLLQGFVDVQPRLGPHIHLIAVNGAAPESNAANPVYTGLPFPILGDPDGAVHRACGIAPAPEGAAAPGAYALVTADANRRVVKIDRGAGGAPAAELVARFETEPQPAPREVGPSAPVLIVPRVFDQEYCRRLIALWETGGNAPSGVFRADYRESGGLLDPKMKARRDHIVTDPAINEEIGGLIGRRVVPEILKAFSFKVNYVKEFKIACYDATESGFFRPHRDNVKPIGTGRRFAMSLNLNTGDYEGGYLRFPEYGPHLYRPAAGDAVVFACPLLHEATPVTAGRRFVLLTFFYGPEGEEQGDA
- a CDS encoding pentapeptide repeat-containing protein, encoding MEMPNSREVILFAHSSSKQLYSAVLPIPQQRSHSDLIRALLAEAQADGANLSGADLAKQDLSNLDLSGLKMNASQFDSADLGGAKLAGALLKKASFEGAKLAGADLSGADLRHTRLAGVDLQGTNLAGADLRHANLDGADLRGAVLRGAKLENATMRQANLEGADLREAIFTYCVANGVNFTGVQFDGIEFYMADLLETTGMPEEVRAHALRMRCEFGE